The sequence ACTAGAATGGCTAATATATCTATTTTTGATATTTGTGCAGTTATGCTTTATCTAGCTCGTTGGAATCTACTAGCGATGGTGGTTTTAAGACAGAAATTATTTATATTTTTATATCCATTTAGTGGAAGTGAAAATATATTATAAAAAGAAATCCATAAGATTATAAATAATCTAAAAGACTATATATTCTCCATTATAATTGCAATAATTTATAGTAAATTTAGATTATTGCAAAATACTGTTTAATAAGTTAGCAATCTAATATATTAATTTCATTAAAATTTTTGTAATCAGGTTTATATTTTATATTAGAAATATATTCAATTTTATACTTTTTTGAAATTACATATATATAAATATATAAGTATTATATAAAAAATTATATATTTATTTTTTGTTTTAAATTTATTTATTTTAGAAGGAGTATAATTTTTTTCTAAAAAATATTAAAGGAGAGTGGATGCAAGCAATAGAGGCGTTATTTGAAAAGATAGATAACAAGGATTTGGCTTTGCTTTTTGTAAGACTTGGTTTAGCCATTACTATTTTGTTTCATGGCTATCATAAACTTACTCATGGTGTTGGTCATCTTCAAGAAGATCTTATAGCTCTTGGAATTCCTGGTGTTATAGCTTATTTAGCATATCTTGGTGAAATTGTGGCTCCAATTATGCTATTAATTGGACTTTTTAGTAGAGCAGCTAGTGCATTTATCATTGGAACTTGCATATTCATATTTATGGTAAGATGGGGCAATGGTACATTTATGATTAGCCCTAAAACAGGCGGTCTTGTTATAGCAGAAGCATATTTATATCTTTCTAGTGCGCTTTGCATTTTTTTTGCAGGAAGTGGAAAATACGCAATCAAAAAAGATTAGCTTATCAATACGGGAAATTAATATTCCCGTATTTTTCTACATTAAAATTAATTATTTTACTTTAAATTACAAGTATATAAGTGATTTTTATACTATTTTGTTTTAATTTTTTAACAACAAATAAATATTAAATTTGAAACTATAATTTATAATCAAGAAAAAATATTTTATTAAATATAATGCCTTTAGGATTTAGAGATTTAGGGATTTAATACAGGCTAGCTTTATTAAAAATGAATTTTTAAATTAAATTTATAACAGTTATTTTATATTCATTATCGATTTGATATAATGATTTTAATAATTTGATAACACTAGAGGAGAAATTATGAGTAGAATTTTAACAAGTTTGCCATTTAAGCTAATATTGGCAATAACTTTGGGTATATTTTTAGGGCAGGCTGTTGATGAGCCCGTGATGAAAGTGGCTATCACATTAAAGTATATCTTAGGACAAATTATTATATTTTGTGTTCCACTTATCATTATAGGTTTTATAGCACCATCTATTACCAAACTTGGTAAAAATGCTTCAAAAGTTTTATTTATAGCCGTTAGTATAGCTTATGTATCATCTGTTGGAGCAGCTGTATTGTCAATGACTGCAGGTTATATAATAATTCCAATGCTTTCAATAGTAACAAATCCAGCAGGTTTACAAGAACTACCTGATTTGGTATTTAAGCTAAGTATACCGCAGATTATGCCTGTTATGAGTGCACTTTTTTTATCTATATTAGTTGGGCTTTCAGCTGCTTGGACAAAAGCTGAAGCTATGACTAAACTTCTTGATGAATTTCAAGCAATGGTTTTAAAAATAGTTGTTAAAGTTATCATACCACTATTACCATTTTTTATAGGTCTTACATTTATGGTTCTTTCATATGAGGGAAGCATAACAACACAATTTTTTGTCTTTTTAAAGATAATTGCAATAGTTCTAATAGGGCATTTTATATGGCTTTTTGTATTGTATAGCATGGCAGGAGTTTATTCAGGTAAAAATCCTATAGAGGTTATAAAACATTATCTTCCAGCTTACTTAACTGCAGTTGGAACAATGTCATCAGCTGCAACTTTAGCAGTTGCACTTGATTCTGCAAACAAATCATCAGTTTTAAGAAAAGATATGGTAAGTTTTGGAATTCCACTTTTTGCTAATATACATTTGTGCGGTTCGGTTTTAACAGAGGTGTTTTTTGTAATGGCAGTATCTCAAATTTTATATGGTGCTATTCCACCGCTTTCAATGATGATTATTTTTTGTTTTTTACTTGCTGTGTTTGCCATAGGTGCTCCAGGAGTTCCAGGAGGTACTGTTATGGCTTCGCTTGGATTAATATCAGGATTTTTAGGTTTTGATGAGACAGGGGTTGCTTTAATGCTTACAATTTTTGCACTTCAAGATAGCTTTGGAACTGCTTGTAACATTACAGGAGATGGTGCTTTGACGCTTGCTATGACAGGATATGCAGATAAGCATGATATTAAAGACAAAATAGATATTATAGAAATGGGTTAAGAGATGAAATATGATTTTAAAAATTATATAGATAAAACGAATACAGGTTCTTTCAAGTGGAATTTAATGAGGCTCAAAGGTAAAAATATAGAAAAAGGGATAATTCCCTTTTCTGTTGCTGATATGGAGTTTAAAATAGCCCCTCAAATAATAAAAAGTTTAAAAGATACCCTAGATAAGCCACATCTAGGGTATACAAAACCTGATGAAAAATATTTTAAATCAATTATAAAATGGTTTAAAAAAAGACATGAATTTCAAATAAAAAAAGAGTGGATACTTATAAGCCCAGGTATTGTTATAGCACTTTTTTCAGCAGTTAGAGCTTACACTAAAAAAGGAGATGGTGTTATTATTATGACTCCTGTATATCCACCTTTTTATAATTCTATTTCTATGAATGAAAGAAAAATAATTGAAAACAAATTAATTTTTAAAAATAATAGATATGAAATTGATTTTAAGGATTTAGAAGAAAAAGCAAAGGATAAAAATAATAAAATGCTCATTCTTTGTAGTCCGCATAACCCAGTAGGAAGAGTTTGGAGCAAAGAAGAATTAATAAAGATAGGCAAAATTTGTTTGCAAAATGGTATTGTTGTAGTTAGTGATGAAATTCATTGTGATTTGATTATGAAAGACTACAAGCATACTGTATTTAGTAGTATTTCAAAAGAATTTGCTGATATTTCGGTAACATGCACAGCTCCAAGCAAAAGTTTTAATATAGCAGGGCTTCAAGCTTCAAATTTAATTATTAAAAATAAAAAATTAAGAGAAAAATTTAGTAATGAATTAAAAAAACAAGGCTTAACAGGATTAAATTCATTTGCCTACATAGCAACAAAAACAGCATATAATAAGTGTGAAGATTGGCTTAATGATGCTATAGAAATCATAGGAAAAAATGAAAAAAAAGTGCATAGATTTTTTAAAAAATATATACCACAAATTAGTGCTTGCAAGCTTGAAGGGACATATCTTATGTGGATAAATTTAAGAAATTTAAATTTATCAGAAGAAGAGATCGAAAATATCTTAATAAACAAAGCTCAAATTTTTGCAAACAAAGGATTAATGTTTGGAAAAAATGGAGAAGGTTTTATTAGATTAAACATAGCTTGCCCTACAAGAGATTTAAAAAAAGCACTAAGACGCTTAAAAACAGCATTAGAAAATATTATTTAAATTTACATAGGCAAGATTTGCCTATGTAAAAAACTACATTAATTAAAATTTATAGCCGAGCTTAAACCAAATTTCATCAATTTCAGTCTTTTTTTGAAGATTTTTATTTTTTATATCAAGAGATGACAAAACAAGATTTAAATTTAGTCCTTGTACTTTAGGTATTTTATATGACGCTGTAAGCGCGTAACCATCATAATCTATATTATTTTTCCAATTATCTTTTCTTTTTGCTGTTACGTATTGGGCTGAAGTTTTTAAGTTTTGAACACCAATTTTTGAAAAATCATAATTTAGTTGGAATTTATAAGTGTCTGTGCCGGCTTGAGTTGAAAATATAAAGGGACCTCTTATAGGTAAAAATGTATATGTGCTTACTCCAAGCCCCATGCCTGTAATAACAGAAGCTTTATCGCTAACTGTTGTAGTAGCCACTAAACCACTAATGCCATTTAAAAAACTAAATCTAGCTCTTATATCAAATAAACTACCATCGTATTGTTCATAATCGCTATTAGAACCCCTATAAGAAAAATCAAAGCCAAGTTTTACATCATTTATAGCTAAATCATAGTTTAATTCTGTATAGTAAATCCCTAAATCATACTTTTTGTTTACTCCAAATTTAACATTATTAATCCGACCATATGCAGCTGAAATTTTTAAATTTTGAAGTGAAGAATTAGACATACCAGCATACCAAGCATTGTTAAATTTATAGGTTTTGTCTGAAGCGCCACCAAGAGTCATTGAGTTATGAAACTTAGGAGCATCGCCGGTATCGGTTATATCATATGTAGCACTTGTTCTTCCTTGAAATTTATCAATATAACCAGCATATAATAAAGTATTTTCTAAGTAGTTACTTTGAATTGTAACTCCTTGAAAAGACTCTTTGAAAATTCTCGTAAGGCTTCCTGAGGCAATAGGGGTATCTATGTATTGTCTACCTATTTTAATATCTGTTTTATAAAAATTATATCCTATATATGCTTCAGAAAGAATAGCTCCAGAGGCGTATTGTTCTTTAATAAATAGTTCTTTTGCTTTGTTGTTTATCCAAGGAGTAGAGTTTGCTTGAAATGTTGCACCTAAATAAAAACCATAAAAATTGTCTGTTTTATAACCAAGTTCTATTGCAAAATTGGTTACATTGGCATTGTATTTTTGACTATTATCCCTATGCCAATACCATGCTTTTAATTCACCTTTTAACTCTCCATTTTGAAAAGCTTCAGCTAGAGAATCTTTAGCAGTCAAAGTGGAACATATACTGATATTTAAAATTATAATTAAGCTTAGTTTGCATAATTTCATGACCTTCCCTTAACTTAAAATATCTAAGTATATCTTGGAAATATCTTATGATAATAACATATTTCTTAATTTTATATTAATAATACATTAAATTTACTTTAAATAAAGTGGTGAGAGAATATGCAGAGTAAATTCTGCATATTTAAAAACTATCTATATTGTTTATAAAACAACCCTATATATATTACAAATATAAAGCCAAGTAAAATTGCATATGGTGCAAACTGAGTTATTCCTTTTGGAGAGCTAGCTAGTAAAAAGTTATGTGCTATAGCACTTCCTGCCATCATACCTAATATAAAGATTGCGGAGTTTAAATTTCCTGACCCCATTTGAACTAAATGTTTTCCAGGACACCCTTCACTTAAACTAAAGCAAAGTCCAGCAAGCATCATTCCTAAAAAATTCCAAATATAGTTATTATGAGCTATTGGTTGATCTGTAAAACCAAATTTATATTGATCTAGTGCAAAATTTGAAATAGAAGCAAATACTATTAAGCTAATTATACCAGCGAACATAGAAAAATCACCTCTATAAAGCTTGTTAAATGCACCAACACTACAAAATTTGCTTTTTTGCATAAGCATTCCTACTGCAATGCTTAAAACAAGTGATATTAAAATAGGAGCATGCTGAGCACCGGGTCCTTTAATAGATGTAAATATAGCTGCATTTTCTCCAAGTTTTAAATTAAATATTAATGCTAAAAGCAATAAGATGGTTATTAATACCGGCAAAAGCCCTATAGATACTGGTAGTTTTATGGTTGTTGTCGTGCTATATCCATTTTTTTTAAAAAACATACCAACACCAACTCCAGCAGCAATACCTAAAAAACCAGCTATAGCAGTCATATCTCCACCTCCAAGCCTTAAAAAAGCCCTCCATGGACAACCTAAAAATACTAGACATCCAATCATCGCAAAAATACCTAATAAAAATCGTATAAAAGGAGATGAACCCGTTGAGCTTGAAAATTCTTTAGTCCAAAAAATACTAGCTATAAAGCCTCCAAATATTAAACCTATAATTTCTGGTCTTATATATTGAACAATGCTAGCACTATGAAAGCCTAAAGCTCCTGTTGTATCACGCAAAAAGCAGGCTGCACAAATTCCCATATTGCCAGGGTTTCCAAAATATACTAAAATAGTAGCCAACAAGCCAAGAGAACCACCGGCAATTATTTGCCATTTAAAATTATTCATAAAAAATCCTAAGTAAAAGTAAAATCAAACTGATTTCTTGCGTTAATTCTACATTTTATTAAATAAAAATCAAATAAAATTTTGAACTTATTAATATTTTAAAATCAAAATAAATTTATATTTATTTTGCTCTTTTTTTAAATTCTTCCATATAGTGTTTATAAAATCTCTTATAGTATGGGTTTGAGTTGCGATTTCTCATACCATAGTTATAGCATTCTATTGTTTTTTGAATATCTTTATTTTTTGCTTTGTAGCATTTTCTTAGCACTTTTGCACATTTTGTCAAATTATATGTTGGATTAAAGACCATATCTATTTCATTATCTTTAAAATTAAAAGAATTTAGCTGCCCAAGCCCAACATCAATATTAAAACCATTTTTAACCAAAAGTTTTGTTATCTCTTTTGCATATTCTTCATTTATAGGGCTTATAGATACTATCCATTTGTTTTTATTTAGACTATATGGACTTGCTTTAATTGATATATTTTTTGTTTCAAGATTTTTGAAATATATGGCATTTTCTTTATTTGTTAAAAAGCTTATAGCAAAAGGATTAAAATTACTTTCTATTTTGACAATCGTATATAAAATTCCAGAAGAAACTGCTTGTTTTTTTGCTACATCTGCTATAGTATATATGATTTCTTCATAGGTATAGGCATAAATTGTTTTTACAAATAACATTAACAGAAAAATAATTTTAAATTTCATATAAATTCTTCCTAGTTTTATTTAATTTTAACATATATTTCTTAAGTAAATACAAAAAAATTAAAAAATTCATTTTTTATTCTATATTTAAGTAATATTTTATTTTTTATAATGTATAATTCTAATTCTTTTAAAGATAAAGGTCGCTTAGCTCAGTTGGTAGAGCGCCACCCTTACAAGGTGGATGTCATAAGTTCGAGTCTTATAGCGACCACCATTTTTTGGTGCGGCGGTAGTTTAGTTGGTTAGAATACCGGCCTGTCACGCCGGGGGTCGCGAGTTCAAGTCTCGTCCGCCGCGCCATCTTTTTAAAGTGTCTCGTTAGCTCAGCAGGTAGAGCATCTCCCTTTTAAGGAGGGGGCCGTTGGTTCGAATCCAACACGGGACACCACTTCTATACGAAACTCCCCTAAATAGGACATTTTAACTTCTAAAAACACTTACTTTAAGCTTAAATTTATTTCTAGAAAAATTGCTTTGCAGGAACGATATATGGCTACTTCTAGTGATTTAAGAAAAAATAAAGAATACCTAAATAAACCCAACCTTAAAGAAAAAAGGCTGGTTTGGTAAAACAAAAGTTGTAAAAAGAGAAACAGGCGAAGAAAAAGAGATATATGTAGGCTCTCGTAGACTTAAAACTATCTACAATACAAATATGAGAACAATCTATGCTAAAAGTAGATATACAGGGCAAATGCTAAGCAGTGCAACTCATTTTAGATACACAGCAGTTATGGACAATCTAACAAGAGCAAAGCATAGAGGTATGCATAATCTAGTATTGCCAAAAACGGATCCTTTTTGGGATACAAACTACCCACCAAATGGTTGGAATTGTAGATGTCAAGTGGAGGCTATAACTTTAAGTGAAGCTAAAAGAAGAGGTTTAAAGGTAAGAGAAGATAGCAATGGTATAAATGGTATAGCAGATATTGACTTTGCTTACAATCCAGGAAAAACAGATAAATTAGATGAAATTTTAGCCAAGAAAAAAGATAGATTTAAACTAAATACAAAGCTAACTAGTAAAGAAGTAAATGCTATCTTAAAAGACTTAGGAAATTTCACAAAACAAAAAGATTTGTATGTTTGGAAAAAAGGACTTAATGATATGGTTGATGAAGTTATAGTAAAAAACAACCAAAAAACACCACTTAATGTAGTTCAAGTTGGGCTTTTATCTAAATTTATAAGTGAGACAGCAAGTAAGCTACTAAACAAAGAGGTTAAAAGTGGTGGAATGATACTAACCAAAAAAGAACTCTCACACGCTAGACCACAAAGAAAAGAGGCATATAATCATGCCTTTAGAGTTGAAGAGATGAAGGAAATAGTAGATGTTTTAAATGATGAAAATAGAGCATATGTGGATTTAAGAGATAAACATAAAAATATAGTATTTATTTTTGAAGATAAAAAAGATAAAACAAAGCTAAATTTAATACCGATTGAAATAAGCAAATTTCATAAAAAGTTTAAGATGAAAAACTATGTTATAACATTGGATAAAGCTGATAAAGAAGATATTTTTGGTTTTATAAAAGGAAAAAAAATACAAAAAATAAAACAATGAATGGGTGGGATTTGAACCCACAACATCGACGACATTTGCCCTCTGTGGTTACTCTCCCTTTTTGCAAAGGGTTCACATCTTCATTCATTGTTTTTATTATTTTACCAAAAACAGAGTTTAAAGTCAAAAAAATGAGTTTAACTAATTATATGGTTACAGTTGGGAAAGTTGGAAGAATAGAAAATGATAAAAGTGAATATATTAAAATCCGTTAGCGGTAGGAGTTGCACCTACAATATAGCAAGCAGTTAATGACTGCCAGCTATCGCTACTACATTGCGATCATCAACTAACGAATTTACCCATATTATACCAAATAACCTTTATTTTGTCAAAAGGAGATAAGATGTCTATAAAAGTAAAAGGACTTAAAGAGGTTCAAGACAAACTACATAAATTAAGCCATTTAGGTGGAGACATTGAACCATTTTTAGCAGATACTGGTGAAATTTTAAGAAATGAAATAGAGGATAGTTTTGAAAAACAAAGCTCGCCTTTTGGCAAACAATGGAAAGCCTTAAAAGAGAGCACTAAAAAATATAAAGATAAAAAAGGCTATAGTTCAAATGTATTAAGAAAAAGCGGAGATTTAGCTGATAAATGGGAGATAAAAACAACCAATACAAGTGTTAGAGTATTTAACGCTTTAAAAAGCAAAGGCTATGTTTATGGTTTAGTTCATCAATTTGGCACAAACAAAGCTGGTCGTGGCAAAAACACAACCATACCAGCAAGACCATTTTTACCAATTAGTAAAAAAGGATTTTTAAAAAAAGAGTTAAAAGATGAGATAAAAAAAGACTGCATTAACTATATAAAAGATATTTTAGCCTAGTCATCCTGAGCCTTTTACCCAGTCATCCTGAGCGAAGCGAAGGATCTCATCAAGATTGTAAACAAACATTGCTAACAAGGGGAGATTCTAAGGCTAAAGCCTCAGAATGACGGAATGGACAAACTCCAAATAACAAAGGCTAATTAGTCCTTTAAAAGTTCCTCTAATTCTTCTACCATAGAAGAAAAGCCATCACCTAAAAAAAGTAACCCGCTGACGATTCTATCATTGTCACCATCTTTTGCATATATAGCCATACTATAAAGCAAAGCTGTAGCGCCATCTAAAAAGTCCTTAGTCTCTTCTAGCTTTACCATTTTATCAAAATCCACACTCATAACTCACCTCCAAACAAATCATAACTTTT is a genomic window of Campylobacter blaseri containing:
- a CDS encoding transglycosylase SLT domain-containing protein, which produces MKFKIIFLLMLFVKTIYAYTYEEIIYTIADVAKKQAVSSGILYTIVKIESNFNPFAISFLTNKENAIYFKNLETKNISIKASPYSLNKNKWIVSISPINEEYAKEITKLLVKNGFNIDVGLGQLNSFNFKDNEIDMVFNPTYNLTKCAKVLRKCYKAKNKDIQKTIECYNYGMRNRNSNPYYKRFYKHYMEEFKKRAK
- a CDS encoding phage virion morphogenesis protein, whose product is MSIKVKGLKEVQDKLHKLSHLGGDIEPFLADTGEILRNEIEDSFEKQSSPFGKQWKALKESTKKYKDKKGYSSNVLRKSGDLADKWEIKTTNTSVRVFNALKSKGYVYGLVHQFGTNKAGRGKNTTIPARPFLPISKKGFLKKELKDEIKKDCINYIKDILA
- a CDS encoding OprD family outer membrane porin, coding for MKLCKLSLIIILNISICSTLTAKDSLAEAFQNGELKGELKAWYWHRDNSQKYNANVTNFAIELGYKTDNFYGFYLGATFQANSTPWINNKAKELFIKEQYASGAILSEAYIGYNFYKTDIKIGRQYIDTPIASGSLTRIFKESFQGVTIQSNYLENTLLYAGYIDKFQGRTSATYDITDTGDAPKFHNSMTLGGASDKTYKFNNAWYAGMSNSSLQNLKISAAYGRINNVKFGVNKKYDLGIYYTELNYDLAINDVKLGFDFSYRGSNSDYEQYDGSLFDIRARFSFLNGISGLVATTTVSDKASVITGMGLGVSTYTFLPIRGPFIFSTQAGTDTYKFQLNYDFSKIGVQNLKTSAQYVTAKRKDNWKNNIDYDGYALTASYKIPKVQGLNLNLVLSSLDIKNKNLQKKTEIDEIWFKLGYKF
- a CDS encoding phage minor head protein yields the protein MRTIYAKSRYTGQMLSSATHFRYTAVMDNLTRAKHRGMHNLVLPKTDPFWDTNYPPNGWNCRCQVEAITLSEAKRRGLKVREDSNGINGIADIDFAYNPGKTDKLDEILAKKKDRFKLNTKLTSKEVNAILKDLGNFTKQKDLYVWKKGLNDMVDEVIVKNNQKTPLNVVQVGLLSKFISETASKLLNKEVKSGGMILTKKELSHARPQRKEAYNHAFRVEEMKEIVDVLNDENRAYVDLRDKHKNIVFIFEDKKDKTKLNLIPIEISKFHKKFKMKNYVITLDKADKEDIFGFIKGKKIQKIKQ
- the yedE gene encoding YedE family putative selenium transporter, which gives rise to MNNFKWQIIAGGSLGLLATILVYFGNPGNMGICAACFLRDTTGALGFHSASIVQYIRPEIIGLIFGGFIASIFWTKEFSSSTGSSPFIRFLLGIFAMIGCLVFLGCPWRAFLRLGGGDMTAIAGFLGIAAGVGVGMFFKKNGYSTTTTIKLPVSIGLLPVLITILLLLALIFNLKLGENAAIFTSIKGPGAQHAPILISLVLSIAVGMLMQKSKFCSVGAFNKLYRGDFSMFAGIISLIVFASISNFALDQYKFGFTDQPIAHNNYIWNFLGMMLAGLCFSLSEGCPGKHLVQMGSGNLNSAIFILGMMAGSAIAHNFLLASSPKGITQFAPYAILLGFIFVIYIGLFYKQYR
- a CDS encoding MalY/PatB family protein, which gives rise to MKYDFKNYIDKTNTGSFKWNLMRLKGKNIEKGIIPFSVADMEFKIAPQIIKSLKDTLDKPHLGYTKPDEKYFKSIIKWFKKRHEFQIKKEWILISPGIVIALFSAVRAYTKKGDGVIIMTPVYPPFYNSISMNERKIIENKLIFKNNRYEIDFKDLEEKAKDKNNKMLILCSPHNPVGRVWSKEELIKIGKICLQNGIVVVSDEIHCDLIMKDYKHTVFSSISKEFADISVTCTAPSKSFNIAGLQASNLIIKNKKLREKFSNELKKQGLTGLNSFAYIATKTAYNKCEDWLNDAIEIIGKNEKKVHRFFKKYIPQISACKLEGTYLMWINLRNLNLSEEEIENILINKAQIFANKGLMFGKNGEGFIRLNIACPTRDLKKALRRLKTALENII
- a CDS encoding DoxX family protein, which codes for MQAIEALFEKIDNKDLALLFVRLGLAITILFHGYHKLTHGVGHLQEDLIALGIPGVIAYLAYLGEIVAPIMLLIGLFSRAASAFIIGTCIFIFMVRWGNGTFMISPKTGGLVIAEAYLYLSSALCIFFAGSGKYAIKKD
- a CDS encoding dicarboxylate/amino acid:cation symporter, giving the protein MSRILTSLPFKLILAITLGIFLGQAVDEPVMKVAITLKYILGQIIIFCVPLIIIGFIAPSITKLGKNASKVLFIAVSIAYVSSVGAAVLSMTAGYIIIPMLSIVTNPAGLQELPDLVFKLSIPQIMPVMSALFLSILVGLSAAWTKAEAMTKLLDEFQAMVLKIVVKVIIPLLPFFIGLTFMVLSYEGSITTQFFVFLKIIAIVLIGHFIWLFVLYSMAGVYSGKNPIEVIKHYLPAYLTAVGTMSSAATLAVALDSANKSSVLRKDMVSFGIPLFANIHLCGSVLTEVFFVMAVSQILYGAIPPLSMMIIFCFLLAVFAIGAPGVPGGTVMASLGLISGFLGFDETGVALMLTIFALQDSFGTACNITGDGALTLAMTGYADKHDIKDKIDIIEMG